A portion of the Marinobacter alexandrii genome contains these proteins:
- a CDS encoding helix-turn-helix transcriptional regulator encodes MGKHQLGEFEEVVMLTVAILTDDAYGFAIIEEMEQRLNRKVSIGALQTVLRRLEKKGYLSSEMGEATAVRGGKRKRFFHLTSAGKNILQETKEQRLGLWNAVPEFVVKFSH; translated from the coding sequence ATGGGAAAACATCAATTAGGAGAATTTGAAGAAGTGGTGATGCTGACAGTCGCCATTCTCACCGATGACGCTTATGGATTTGCCATCATTGAAGAGATGGAACAGCGGCTCAACAGAAAGGTGAGCATTGGAGCGCTTCAAACTGTTCTCCGTAGACTAGAGAAAAAAGGCTACCTATCTTCAGAAATGGGAGAAGCTACTGCCGTTCGAGGTGGTAAACGTAAACGTTTCTTTCACTTAACCTCAGCGGGTAAAAACATCCTGCAAGAAACCAAAGAACAGCGACTCGGACTATGGAATGCTGTTCCTGAATTCGTAGTGAAATTCAGTCATTAA
- a CDS encoding DUF4097 family beta strand repeat-containing protein produces the protein MNKIKAYILFCVILGYTESFAQTQVEVITKTVEKTIPLRSGYDVSLQGQGAKIFVGESESNDIRVRLKLISKGLTKSIAERELEYQKYAIDEFKKTVVIRNYLLLPSNKELSTIQETVMEVRIPKGVDLSITNSFGSIELIKLTGKMDIKNDYGDIIINDFNGECIIKGNYGDFKGSNLKGKLFLDTDHVEITLDSFTGTSKINSNLGNVLIKNPYQMKHLEINGEKSDITIETRNLKSYLWKIRSKYGSLDVPHSMQEADSDKSETKILSGNENQPLIELSTDFGDIMIKQQ, from the coding sequence ATGAACAAGATTAAGGCATACATCTTATTCTGCGTGATCTTGGGCTACACAGAGTCTTTTGCCCAAACCCAGGTAGAAGTGATTACCAAAACGGTTGAAAAAACCATTCCATTAAGAAGTGGATATGATGTCTCCCTACAAGGTCAAGGGGCTAAAATTTTCGTTGGAGAATCAGAATCGAATGACATTCGGGTTCGCCTGAAACTAATCTCTAAAGGTCTTACGAAAAGCATAGCAGAAAGAGAACTAGAATATCAAAAATATGCGATTGATGAGTTCAAAAAAACTGTTGTTATTCGGAATTATTTGCTACTCCCTAGCAACAAGGAGCTTTCCACTATTCAAGAGACTGTAATGGAAGTTCGTATTCCAAAAGGAGTGGATCTTTCCATTACTAATTCATTTGGCTCAATCGAACTGATAAAGTTGACAGGTAAAATGGATATCAAAAATGATTATGGAGACATCATAATTAATGACTTTAATGGAGAATGTATAATTAAGGGAAACTATGGAGACTTCAAAGGATCGAACCTGAAGGGCAAATTATTCTTAGACACAGATCATGTTGAGATTACATTGGATTCTTTTACAGGCACATCAAAGATCAACTCTAACCTTGGCAATGTATTAATCAAAAATCCGTACCAGATGAAGCATCTGGAAATCAACGGGGAAAAATCAGACATCACTATTGAAACTAGAAACCTTAAATCCTACCTGTGGAAGATTAGATCAAAATACGGTTCTCTTGATGTTCCCCATAGCATGCAGGAAGCTGATTCAGATAAAAGTGAAACGAAGATTCTCTCCGGGAATGAAAACCAGCCACTGATTGAATTGTCAACAGATTTTGGAGACATTATGATTAAACAGCAATGA
- a CDS encoding S41 family peptidase, which yields MKRIVYLLIVLLVSCEEPFFGEDPSNDPVTNFDILWDRMDERYSFFEYKNVDWDSVYAVYRPMVSSESTPQELFDVIEDMMNTLRDAHVNLRTDFDISFYNYSGDAPRNFHFHDVRNNYLGESLRITGNLLNGVIDSVGYIHYPSFQLPIEEKELDFMVERFNGLKGLIIDIRDNEGGDPEFGFRLARRIATERTHIYTTIYKNGPERGDFTTPTEAYLDINDSPKFDLLVVLLTNRVTYSAGNFFTAMIKALPNTIVIGDTTGGGGGVPLGWELPNGWNFNFSNSITYLPNGFIIEDGIPPDVQVDITDEDRLNGRDTILEYAIDQLN from the coding sequence ATGAAAAGAATAGTTTATCTGCTTATTGTTCTGCTAGTTAGTTGCGAAGAACCTTTTTTTGGTGAAGACCCCTCAAATGACCCTGTCACCAATTTTGATATTTTGTGGGATAGAATGGATGAACGATACTCGTTTTTCGAGTATAAGAATGTCGATTGGGATTCTGTGTATGCGGTTTATAGACCAATGGTTTCTAGCGAATCAACACCCCAAGAGCTTTTTGATGTGATAGAAGATATGATGAATACACTCAGAGATGCACACGTAAATCTTAGGACGGATTTCGACATTTCATTTTATAACTATTCTGGGGATGCGCCACGCAACTTTCATTTTCACGATGTAAGAAATAATTACTTGGGCGAGAGCCTTCGAATTACAGGTAATCTGTTGAATGGAGTGATTGACTCAGTCGGCTACATTCATTATCCGAGTTTCCAACTACCGATTGAGGAAAAAGAGCTGGACTTTATGGTGGAACGATTCAATGGCCTTAAAGGGCTGATTATTGATATCAGAGATAATGAAGGAGGAGATCCGGAGTTTGGTTTTAGGCTCGCAAGAAGAATAGCAACAGAGAGGACTCATATCTATACCACTATCTATAAAAATGGGCCGGAAAGAGGGGATTTCACCACTCCAACAGAAGCATACTTGGATATAAATGATAGTCCAAAATTCGATTTGCTAGTTGTTCTACTTACCAATAGAGTTACATACAGTGCCGGCAATTTCTTCACAGCAATGATCAAAGCACTTCCGAATACTATAGTAATAGGCGATACGACGGGAGGAGGTGGAGGAGTACCTTTAGGATGGGAGCTCCCCAACGGATGGAATTTTAATTTTTCAAATTCAATCACCTATCTACCAAATGGATTTATTATTGAGGATGGGATTCCACCAGACGTTCAGGTAGATATTACTGATGAAGATCGGTTGAACGGAAGAGACACGATTCTGGAATACGCAATAGACCAGTTAAATTGA
- a CDS encoding DUF6503 family protein, translating into MKNLTFLAIGALAFSCQPAQEKETAEETVPVYQKPAHHSESLTKVFDAHGGHEQWSTMKSLSYKKGEESTITNLQNRKIRLESPNQTIGFDGQDVWVTPDSVDASRARFYHNLYFYFYAMPFVVGDPGANYEDVEPKELDGKTYSGIKVSYNAGVGDAPDDNYIVWYDPETGKMEWLMYTVTYRSGEPSDKFSLIKYGTWQEFNGVVLPTSLQWFQYDGESVGEARGEATPFENIQITADAPDESLFAMPEGAQVAPK; encoded by the coding sequence ATGAAAAACCTTACCTTTTTAGCAATAGGAGCGTTAGCATTCTCTTGCCAACCTGCTCAAGAAAAAGAGACTGCCGAAGAAACAGTTCCTGTTTATCAAAAGCCAGCGCATCACTCAGAGTCACTAACCAAAGTATTTGACGCACATGGTGGCCATGAGCAATGGTCTACTATGAAATCACTCTCTTATAAAAAAGGAGAAGAGTCTACTATTACTAACCTTCAGAATAGAAAGATCAGACTTGAATCTCCAAACCAGACAATTGGTTTTGATGGGCAGGATGTATGGGTAACTCCTGATTCTGTGGATGCAAGCAGAGCTCGATTTTATCATAACTTGTATTTCTATTTTTATGCTATGCCATTTGTAGTAGGAGATCCCGGAGCTAACTATGAAGATGTAGAGCCTAAGGAATTGGATGGCAAGACCTACAGTGGTATCAAAGTATCCTACAATGCAGGAGTAGGTGATGCCCCTGATGATAATTACATCGTTTGGTATGATCCTGAAACAGGCAAAATGGAATGGTTGATGTACACCGTAACGTATAGAAGTGGTGAGCCTAGTGATAAGTTCAGCCTTATCAAGTATGGGACTTGGCAAGAATTTAACGGTGTAGTGCTTCCAACCTCGCTACAATGGTTTCAATATGATGGTGAATCGGTTGGTGAGGCAAGAGGAGAAGCAACTCCGTTTGAAAACATTCAAATCACAGCTGATGCACCGGATGAGAGTTTGTTTGCAATGCCTGAAGGAGCGCAGGTGGCTCCAAAGTAG
- a CDS encoding RNA polymerase sigma factor → MTQLPTEIERKLIERCLDDDRMAQRELFLKYKDAMYTILCRMLNDEEEAADALQETFVSVFKALNSYKHQSTLGAWIKSIVVRTGIAFLRRKSRLEVIPVDQVNSEPIIWPESLNGEILEKAIAQLSDGYRSVFLLIEVEGYSHQEVGKMLGISDGTSKSQLYHAKKRLQQMLKEN, encoded by the coding sequence GTGACTCAGTTGCCAACGGAGATAGAACGAAAATTAATTGAAAGATGCCTCGATGATGATCGAATGGCTCAGAGAGAACTTTTCTTAAAGTATAAAGATGCTATGTACACCATACTATGCCGTATGTTGAATGATGAAGAAGAGGCAGCAGATGCTTTGCAAGAGACTTTTGTGTCTGTTTTCAAAGCACTAAACTCTTACAAACATCAATCGACATTAGGCGCTTGGATCAAAAGTATTGTCGTTCGTACCGGAATAGCTTTCTTAAGAAGAAAATCAAGACTAGAGGTAATTCCTGTTGATCAAGTAAACAGTGAACCTATTATATGGCCAGAAAGTCTAAACGGAGAGATTTTAGAGAAAGCAATAGCTCAGCTATCGGATGGCTATAGGAGTGTGTTTCTTTTGATTGAAGTAGAAGGATATTCTCATCAAGAGGTTGGGAAGATGCTTGGAATAAGTGATGGCACCTCTAAATCTCAGCTGTACCATGCCAAGAAGCGCTTGCAACAAATGCTAAAAGAGAACTAA